The window AACGCCGCCGCCGATCGTTGCCCGCCTTCACCAGTTTGAACCGCTGGGCGAAGGTTCCGAGGCGCGGTTTACCTTGTGGTTTGGGCCGTTGCCGGTGCGCTGGCACGCCGTCCATAGTGATGTATCGCCCGCCGGCTTCACCGACACCCAGCTCCATGGCCCGCTCAAATCCTGGCGGCATCAACACCGCTTTATCCCCCTGAATGCGCGGCAGACGCGGGTCGAGGATCACATCACCTACGAACACGATGGGGGGCCGCGCGGTTTGCTCAGCCGGATGTTATTCAATCGGTTGGGGCTGCTCTATCTGTTCACAGCGCGCAAAATCCTGACCCGGCGGCACGTGGCGCGGCTGATGGCCGCCGAGCAGCGCAACTGGCCGGTGTAACGCCCAGATGACTAACTCGCCCC is drawn from Candidatus Promineifilum breve and contains these coding sequences:
- a CDS encoding SRPBCC family protein; amino-acid sequence: MEFTHAFVVDAPLAAVAAFHRDTSALRQLTPPPIVARLHQFEPLGEGSEARFTLWFGPLPVRWHAVHSDVSPAGFTDTQLHGPLKSWRHQHRFIPLNARQTRVEDHITYEHDGGPRGLLSRMLFNRLGLLYLFTARKILTRRHVARLMAAEQRNWPV